In Humulus lupulus chromosome 7, drHumLupu1.1, whole genome shotgun sequence, the following are encoded in one genomic region:
- the LOC133789413 gene encoding germin-like protein subfamily 1 member 17: MKGIHYLLVVATLAVAASIVSAYDPSPLQDFCVAIDDPKKALFVNGKFCKNPKLVKPEDFFFSGLNMAGDTTNPVGSNVTIVNVDAFPGLNTLGISLVRIDYAPYGQNPPHTHPRASEILVVVEGTLYVGFVTSNQADGKNLLFTKILNKGDVFVFPKGLIHFQLNIGKTPAVAFASLSSQNPGVITIANAVFGATPPINPYLLARAFRLDKNVVLNLQKQFWSSN; encoded by the exons atgaaggGCATCCATTACTTACTAGTGGTTGCCACATTGGCTGTGGCAGCCTCCATTGTCTCTGCCTATGATCCAAGCCCTCTTCAGGACTTCTGTGTGGCGATAGATGATCCAAAAAAGGCCT TGTTCGTGAATGGAAAATTCTGCAAAAACCCAAAACTAGTGAAGCCAGAAGATTTCTTCTTCTCAGGGCTCAACATGGCCGGAGACACCACCAACCCAGTCGGATCGAACGTCACCATCGTCAACGTGGACGCCTTCCCGGGGCTGAACACCCTCGGCATCTCACTGGTGCGTATAGACTACGCTCCGTACGGCCAGAACCCCCCTCACACTCACCCACGCGCCTCCGAGATACTGGTGGTGGTGGAGGGAACGCTGTACGTGGGGTTCGTGACGTCGAACCAGGCTGACGGTAAGAACCTTCTGTTCACGAAGATCCTGAACAAGGGTGACGTGTTCGTGTTCCCAAAAGGGTTGATTCATTTTCAGCTCAACATCGGAAAGACTCCGGCGGTGGCTTTTGCCAGTCTTAGTAGCCAAAACCCTGGAGTCATCACCATTGCTAATGCTGTGTTTGGAGCCACGCCTCCCATCAATCCTTATCTTCTTGCTAGGGCTTTCCGTTTGGACAAGAATGTTGTGCTAAACCTTCAGAAGCAGTTCTGGTCCAGTAATTGA